The following proteins are co-located in the Euzebyales bacterium genome:
- a CDS encoding fructose PTS transporter subunit IIA, whose product MDLTIDDVITPDLIILDLEATERDAAIAEMADRLVAQGRVSDRDTYVNDVLEREREGGGTGMEMGVAIPHAKSEAVTNASVAFARTNPGIDFGGDSEQPSTLVFLIAAPVGGDDLHIRLLSRLSRRLIHESFRQKLYDASSSDEVMETLREEVTL is encoded by the coding sequence ATGGACCTGACGATCGACGATGTGATCACCCCCGACCTGATCATCCTCGATCTCGAAGCGACCGAACGGGACGCGGCGATCGCCGAGATGGCCGACCGGCTGGTCGCCCAGGGCCGGGTCAGTGACCGCGACACCTACGTCAACGACGTGCTCGAACGCGAGCGTGAGGGCGGCGGCACCGGCATGGAGATGGGCGTCGCCATCCCCCACGCCAAGTCGGAGGCGGTCACCAATGCCAGCGTCGCCTTCGCACGGACCAATCCCGGCATCGACTTCGGGGGTGACTCCGAGCAACCCTCGACGCTGGTCTTTCTGATCGCGGCCCCCGTCGGCGGCGATGACCTGCACATCCGGCTGCTGTCGCGGCTGTCGCGCCGTCTGATCCACGAAAGCTTCCGTCAGAAGCTGTACGACGCCTCGTCCTCGGACGAGGTCATGGAGACACTCCGCGAGGAGGTGACGCTGTGA